One genomic segment of Clostridium estertheticum subsp. estertheticum includes these proteins:
- the pnpS gene encoding two-component system histidine kinase PnpS, whose product MKKKLLIYLLSTVIFIFVVVTLLIVSIFNYEYEENLKDKLQVNNNMIISLLQSNNLKDHQKFFTQNLKSSELRVTYIDKMGKVLYDSTVDASTMDNHNVRQEIVKARRNGTGYSVRYSASTKKHMMYFATEFGDGFIIRSSNPLKIVSGLGSKYFKLYILAIIFSAIMSIWFSLKLSYIIVRPITDLIFITSRISKGEFHRRVSILSNGEIGQLAKNFNEMADKLESTLNEVTDKQNRLEAILQSMDSGVIAVDRKNRVIIINPYAKKIFGITKDIIGQNLLDNIRNFELENILHQSDDNYKEIRIAWPKERELRIKTADIINANDHIGTVAVVQDITEVKKLENMRTQFVANVSHELKTPLTSIKGFAETLKYVDDVETKEKFLNIINEEADRLTRLITDILTLSHIEQQEEVKTEKINVNKIIKDVYNLMKNTADLKGIQLSVKQQNVKILIGNTDRFKQMLINLVDNGINYSESGNSVCIGTEGKTDGFILWVQDTGVGIAKDQIPRLFERFYRVDKARSRSKGGTGLGLAIVKHIVLEFNGKIYVESQLEVGSKFIIEIPYQD is encoded by the coding sequence ATGAAAAAGAAATTATTAATATATTTATTAAGTACTGTAATTTTTATATTTGTAGTAGTAACATTATTAATTGTATCTATCTTTAATTATGAATATGAAGAAAATTTAAAAGATAAACTTCAAGTAAATAATAATATGATAATTAGTTTATTACAAAGCAATAATTTAAAAGATCATCAAAAGTTTTTTACGCAGAACTTAAAGAGTTCTGAGCTGAGAGTTACATACATTGATAAAATGGGGAAGGTTCTTTATGATTCAACTGTAGATGCGAGCACTATGGATAATCACAATGTTAGACAAGAAATAGTAAAAGCAAGAAGGAATGGAACTGGATACTCAGTTAGATATAGTGCTTCGACTAAGAAACATATGATGTATTTTGCAACTGAATTTGGTGATGGTTTTATTATTAGAAGTTCTAATCCACTTAAAATTGTAAGTGGATTAGGAAGTAAATACTTTAAGCTTTATATTTTAGCTATAATTTTTTCTGCTATAATGTCAATTTGGTTTTCTTTAAAACTATCATATATTATAGTAAGGCCTATTACAGATTTAATTTTCATTACTTCAAGAATTAGTAAAGGTGAATTTCATAGGAGAGTTAGTATATTATCAAATGGTGAAATAGGACAATTAGCTAAAAATTTTAATGAGATGGCAGATAAACTAGAGTCTACATTAAATGAAGTTACTGATAAGCAAAACAGGCTAGAAGCAATTCTTCAAAGTATGGATAGTGGAGTCATTGCAGTTGATAGGAAAAATAGAGTTATAATAATTAATCCATATGCTAAAAAAATATTTGGTATAACAAAAGATATTATAGGGCAAAATCTTTTAGACAATATAAGGAATTTTGAATTAGAAAATATATTACATCAAAGTGATGATAATTACAAAGAAATAAGAATAGCTTGGCCAAAAGAAAGAGAACTTAGAATAAAGACTGCAGATATTATTAATGCAAATGATCATATTGGTACTGTTGCTGTTGTTCAAGATATTACTGAAGTAAAAAAACTAGAAAATATGAGAACACAATTTGTTGCTAATGTTTCTCATGAGCTTAAAACACCATTAACATCTATTAAAGGATTTGCTGAAACCTTAAAATACGTTGATGATGTAGAAACAAAAGAAAAGTTTTTAAATATAATCAACGAGGAAGCCGATAGATTAACTAGATTAATTACAGATATTCTAACACTTTCACATATAGAGCAACAAGAGGAAGTAAAAACAGAAAAAATTAATGTTAATAAAATTATAAAAGATGTGTACAATTTAATGAAAAACACAGCAGATTTAAAAGGAATTCAGTTATCAGTGAAGCAACAGAATGTTAAAATATTAATAGGTAATACCGATAGATTTAAACAAATGTTAATTAATTTAGTCGATAATGGTATAAACTATTCTGAATCAGGTAATAGTGTTTGTATAGGAACTGAGGGTAAAACTGATGGATTTATCTTATGGGTACAAGACACAGGGGTTGGAATAGCTAAAGATCAAATTCCACGCCTTTTTGAGAGGTTCTACAGAGTAGATAAGGCTCGTTCTAGATCAAAAGGTGGAACAGGTCTAGGCCTTGCCATCGTTAAGCATATAGTGCTAGAATTTAACGGAAAAATATATGTGGAGAGTCAATTAGAAGTTGGAAGTAAATTTATAATAGAAATTCCATATCAAGATTAA
- a CDS encoding response regulator transcription factor: MAEEKVLVVDDEEHIRELIKFNLEKNGYKVICADNGIDAVKLAKEQAPQLMLLDLMLPGMDGLDVCKEIRKDSNMSGMPIIMITAKGEEIDKIIGLELGADDYITKPFSVRELVARVKAILRRTTMKIVEKTFKIGNLAIDFGKHEVLKSEIRIDLTLKEFELLQILIKNKGRVMTRDFLLDKIWGYEYVGETRTVDVHIRHLRQKIEEDDKNPVYIQTIRGIGYRFNFGE, translated from the coding sequence ATGGCTGAAGAAAAAGTATTAGTGGTGGATGATGAAGAGCATATAAGGGAATTAATTAAATTTAATTTAGAGAAAAATGGATATAAAGTTATATGTGCTGACAATGGAATAGACGCTGTAAAGCTTGCTAAAGAACAAGCACCACAATTGATGTTATTAGATTTGATGTTGCCTGGAATGGACGGATTAGATGTATGTAAAGAAATCAGAAAAGATTCAAATATGTCTGGCATGCCGATAATTATGATAACAGCAAAAGGGGAAGAAATAGATAAGATAATAGGACTTGAGCTCGGTGCAGATGATTATATTACAAAACCATTTTCAGTAAGGGAACTTGTAGCGAGGGTTAAAGCCATTCTTAGAAGGACTACTATGAAGATAGTTGAAAAAACTTTTAAAATTGGTAATCTGGCCATTGACTTTGGTAAACATGAGGTTCTAAAAAGTGAAATAAGAATTGATTTGACTTTAAAGGAGTTTGAATTATTACAAATTTTAATAAAGAATAAAGGTAGGGTTATGACCAGAGATTTTTTACTCGACAAAATATGGGGTTATGAATATGTAGGAGAAACAAGAACTGTAGACGTCCACATAAGGCACTTAAGGCAAAAGATTGAAGAAGATGATAAAAATCCAGTATATATCCAGACTATTCGCGGTATAGGATATAGATTCAATTTTGGAGAATAA
- the pgeF gene encoding peptidoglycan editing factor PgeF produces MEIETLNNYKFIKFKIDNVVILFSTASGGLNFNCHTDEGLVNLEKIKTAYNLESIGYLNQIHSDLVFDFDGNIKDGDALITNKKNRAIGVFTADCVPVILVDSSRKVIAAIHSGWKGTNDLIVSKTIERMQETYGSLTKNISAYIGPHIGGCCYEVSKELIEEFTSKDIYSNIKISINNKLDLEKCIITQLNAKGIKKDNIKITNICTSCSKKYELYSYRNSENKQGRMFSFVYLKDI; encoded by the coding sequence ATGGAAATAGAAACTCTTAATAACTATAAATTTATAAAATTTAAAATTGATAATGTCGTTATTTTGTTTTCAACAGCGAGTGGTGGACTTAACTTTAACTGCCATACTGATGAAGGATTGGTAAATTTAGAAAAAATAAAAACAGCTTATAACCTAGAATCTATTGGATATTTAAATCAAATCCATAGTGACTTAGTTTTTGATTTTGACGGTAATATAAAAGATGGAGATGCTTTAATAACAAATAAAAAAAATAGAGCTATAGGTGTTTTTACAGCAGATTGTGTTCCTGTAATTTTGGTAGATAGTAGTAGAAAGGTTATAGCTGCAATACATAGTGGATGGAAAGGTACAAATGATTTGATAGTAAGCAAAACTATTGAAAGAATGCAAGAAACTTATGGTTCATTAACTAAAAATATTAGCGCATATATTGGCCCTCATATTGGAGGGTGTTGTTATGAGGTTAGCAAGGAACTAATAGAGGAGTTTACTAGTAAAGATATTTATAGTAATATTAAAATAAGCATTAATAATAAATTAGATTTAGAAAAGTGCATTATAACTCAACTTAATGCAAAGGGTATAAAAAAAGATAATATTAAAATTACTAATATATGTACTTCTTGTAGTAAGAAGTATGAATTATATTCGTATAGAAATAGCGAAAATAAGCAAGGAAGAATGTTTTCATTTGTTTATTTAAAAGACATTTAA
- the nrdR gene encoding transcriptional regulator NrdR, producing the protein MKCPYCSCEESKVVDSRSTDDNIATRRRRECLRCFKRYTTYEKVEDVPILVIKKDSNREYFDRTKILNGLMKACQKRPVSRKQIEAICDEVEKQLNNEMLTEVKSDYIGELIMSILKNVDEVSYVRFASVYRQFKDINTFMEEIRKLMSNEKKCP; encoded by the coding sequence TTGAAGTGTCCATATTGCAGCTGTGAAGAAAGTAAAGTGGTAGACTCTAGATCAACAGATGACAATATTGCAACTAGACGTCGACGTGAGTGCCTACGGTGCTTTAAACGATATACTACTTATGAAAAAGTGGAAGATGTGCCTATTTTAGTAATAAAGAAAGATTCTAATAGAGAATATTTTGATAGAACAAAGATATTAAATGGACTTATGAAGGCATGTCAAAAAAGACCAGTTTCAAGAAAACAAATTGAAGCCATTTGTGATGAAGTAGAAAAACAGTTAAATAATGAAATGCTTACAGAAGTAAAATCTGATTATATAGGAGAACTTATCATGAGCATATTAAAAAATGTAGATGAGGTTTCTTATGTGAGATTTGCTTCAGTTTACAGACAATTTAAGGATATTAATACATTTATGGAAGAGATAAGAAAATTGATGTCTAATGAGAAAAAATGCCCATAG
- a CDS encoding YlmC/YmxH family sporulation protein, with product MESLMFAINNLRQMEIIDINSGSKMGYIKDLKVDCDDYKIISILMPTQKSSWFNKNDSIEIPWEKVKKVGVDVILVDGSDLIMENE from the coding sequence ATGGAAAGCTTAATGTTTGCGATTAACAATTTAAGACAGATGGAAATTATAGATATAAATTCAGGGTCGAAAATGGGATATATTAAAGACTTAAAAGTGGATTGTGATGACTATAAAATTATTTCAATCTTAATGCCAACTCAGAAGTCATCTTGGTTTAATAAAAACGATAGTATTGAGATACCATGGGAAAAAGTTAAGAAAGTTGGCGTTGATGTAATTCTTGTAGATGGTAGTGATCTAATTATGGAAAACGAATAA
- the sigE gene encoding RNA polymerase sporulation sigma factor SigE, protein MFNFKVMLNNLFAKFKMFSNNLFYIGGNDALPPPLTKDEEDELVVRLDEGDKSVRATLIERNLRLVVYIARKFENTGVNIEDLISVGTIGLIKAVNTFDPEKKIKLATYGSRCIENEILMYLRRNSKIKTEISLYEPLNVDWDGNELLLSDIIGTDNDVVYNIIEEDVDKQLLLLAMQRLNSREKEIVQLRFGLNGTTEKTQKEVADILGISQSYISRLEKRIIKRLQKEINKMV, encoded by the coding sequence ATGTTTAATTTTAAAGTAATGTTAAACAACTTATTTGCTAAATTTAAAATGTTTTCAAACAATTTGTTTTATATAGGAGGCAATGATGCATTACCACCTCCTTTGACTAAGGATGAAGAGGATGAATTGGTAGTTAGGCTTGATGAAGGAGATAAAAGCGTGAGAGCCACCTTGATTGAGAGAAATTTAAGGCTCGTAGTTTATATAGCAAGGAAGTTTGAAAATACAGGAGTGAATATTGAAGATTTGATTTCAGTAGGAACTATAGGACTCATTAAAGCGGTTAATACCTTTGATCCTGAAAAAAAAATTAAGCTTGCTACATATGGGTCACGATGTATTGAAAATGAAATTCTAATGTATCTTAGGAGAAATAGTAAAATAAAAACTGAAATTTCTCTTTATGAACCGCTAAATGTTGATTGGGATGGTAATGAATTATTGCTTTCTGATATAATTGGAACTGACAATGATGTGGTTTATAATATTATTGAAGAAGATGTAGATAAGCAACTACTTTTGCTTGCTATGCAACGGTTAAATTCACGAGAAAAAGAAATTGTACAACTAAGATTTGGATTAAATGGAACAACAGAAAAGACACAAAAAGAAGTTGCTGATATACTTGGAATATCACAATCTTATATATCAAGGCTTGAAAAAAGAATAATAAAAAGATTGCAAAAGGAAATTAATAAAATGGTGTAG
- the spoIIGA gene encoding sigma-E processing peptidase SpoIIGA, with product MVVYVDVLILVNFIVNLFILHITVQTLRKRVKLKWLLISSLVGSLYVITVLYPSLKWLTFLPFKILIVIIMIVIVFHEKRLLFNIKASLIFLLYSILLAGMCFFIQMNSKKDMSFDVIIINFPYEKLLLSVMIIYMVIYRVVIFVEDRRKISTLIYTVDIVNKNYIKTIKAFLDTGNELRETASNLPVLIVERNILSEISLEKNNTYFIPYTVVNGTSGRFIGFKPEYINIHINKKNMERKDVIVAFCEYKLSKDNDYNGLMSRGILS from the coding sequence ATGGTAGTATATGTAGATGTTCTTATATTAGTAAATTTTATAGTTAATCTATTCATATTACACATTACTGTTCAAACGTTAAGAAAGAGAGTAAAGCTTAAGTGGCTACTCATTTCAAGTCTAGTAGGCAGCTTATATGTTATAACGGTATTGTACCCTAGTCTTAAATGGCTTACATTTTTACCTTTTAAGATATTAATAGTAATTATTATGATAGTTATTGTATTTCATGAAAAAAGGCTTTTATTTAATATTAAAGCTTCATTAATCTTTTTGTTATACTCAATTCTTTTAGCTGGGATGTGTTTTTTTATTCAAATGAATAGTAAAAAGGATATGTCATTTGATGTAATTATAATAAATTTTCCTTATGAGAAGTTGCTACTTTCAGTAATGATCATTTATATGGTGATATATAGGGTCGTAATTTTTGTAGAGGATAGGAGAAAAATATCTACACTTATATATACAGTAGATATAGTAAATAAGAATTATATAAAAACTATTAAAGCATTTTTAGATACTGGAAATGAGCTTCGCGAGACTGCTTCTAATCTGCCGGTATTGATTGTTGAACGGAATATTTTAAGTGAAATTTCCTTAGAAAAAAACAATACATACTTCATTCCCTATACTGTAGTAAATGGAACTAGTGGTAGATTTATTGGATTTAAACCAGAGTATATTAATATTCATATTAATAAGAAAAATATGGAAAGAAAAGATGTAATTGTAGCATTTTGCGAGTATAAATTAAGCAAAGATAATGATTACAATGGGCTTATGTCTAGAGGAATACTCAGTTAA
- the ftsZ gene encoding cell division protein FtsZ, producing the protein MLDFDVDVQEFAQIKVIGCGGGGNNAINRMIMEGLKNVEFIAINTDKQALILSHAVQKIQIGDKLTKGLGAGANPEIGMKAAEESKEEISQAIKGADMVFITAGMGGGTGTGAAPVVAEIAKSMGILTVGVVTKPFPFEGRKRMINAEVGIKTLKETVDTLVTIPNERLLTMVDKKTTLMDSFKMADDVLRQGIQGISDLITIPGLVNLDFADVRTIMLAKGLAHMGVGRASGDNRAQEAAKQAISSPLLETSIVGATGVLLNITGGMDLGLLEINEAAEIVQGAADPDANIIFGAVIDEELKDEIRITVIATGFESDNVVKHNKTVQKPKVKETVVPNEEVAYTKDYEDSDLEIPAFLRRQNK; encoded by the coding sequence GTGTTAGATTTTGATGTTGATGTTCAAGAGTTTGCTCAAATTAAAGTAATTGGGTGTGGAGGCGGAGGAAACAATGCTATAAACAGGATGATTATGGAAGGTCTTAAAAATGTAGAGTTCATAGCTATTAACACAGATAAGCAAGCTTTAATTCTTTCTCATGCTGTTCAAAAAATTCAGATTGGTGATAAACTTACTAAGGGACTTGGAGCAGGTGCTAATCCAGAAATTGGTATGAAAGCAGCAGAAGAAAGTAAAGAAGAAATATCCCAAGCAATAAAGGGTGCAGATATGGTGTTTATTACTGCAGGTATGGGTGGTGGTACTGGTACTGGGGCTGCACCTGTGGTGGCAGAAATTGCTAAATCTATGGGAATACTTACTGTAGGAGTTGTTACAAAACCATTTCCATTTGAAGGCAGAAAAAGAATGATTAATGCTGAAGTAGGAATAAAAACTCTTAAAGAAACAGTGGATACATTAGTAACAATACCAAATGAAAGATTATTAACTATGGTTGATAAGAAAACTACATTAATGGATTCTTTCAAAATGGCAGATGATGTTTTAAGACAAGGTATACAAGGTATATCCGATTTGATTACAATACCAGGCCTTGTAAATCTGGATTTTGCAGATGTAAGGACAATTATGCTTGCAAAAGGTCTTGCACATATGGGCGTTGGTAGAGCTTCTGGCGATAATAGAGCCCAAGAGGCAGCAAAACAAGCTATCTCAAGCCCATTACTTGAAACATCTATAGTTGGTGCTACAGGTGTGCTTTTAAATATTACTGGCGGAATGGATCTTGGATTACTTGAAATTAATGAAGCTGCAGAGATTGTACAAGGGGCTGCTGACCCAGATGCTAATATTATTTTTGGAGCAGTTATAGATGAAGAGCTAAAAGATGAAATAAGAATAACTGTTATTGCAACTGGTTTTGAAAGTGATAATGTTGTAAAACATAATAAAACTGTACAAAAACCTAAAGTGAAAGAGACGGTTGTTCCTAACGAAGAAGTTGCGTATACTAAAGATTATGAAGATTCTGATTTAGAAATTCCAGCTTTTTTAAGAAGACAAAACAAATAA
- the ftsA gene encoding cell division protein FtsA gives MNEQIVGIDLGSSKICGAVGRINSNGKLQIIGITSVVCSGLNKSVVIDIDSTAEAIKQCVTQLERMTDTQISEGYISLPGGICELVRNTGMIAISSEDREIKQSDVDRVIEAAKLISVPADKEIVGVEPEQYIVDGYDNIKDPRGMSGIRLEVEGQVVMAQSTAVSNLLKSVKRAGIKVNGIVLQPSAISEAVLRKEEKDMGIALVDVGAQTIDISIYKSGKLKYTSIVQLGGDNITNDISVCLKVPFSEGERLKLKYGSLIKGAEIDDEKIRVKDSYNNLMEIDNNLLIDIICARVEELLHLIKRNLLNSGFYKEVSGVVIVGGGISLFRGMNDLSKDILEKSVRVGSPEYVGAASPIYVTSVGIVLQAVNNLKTNTSSFEESDEQSHDNKWSKKQNTKGKNKLAEKVKGFFADFF, from the coding sequence ATGAATGAACAGATTGTAGGAATTGATTTAGGGTCATCAAAAATATGTGGAGCAGTTGGTAGAATTAACAGTAATGGAAAACTTCAGATTATAGGCATTACATCAGTTGTATGTAGTGGTTTAAATAAATCAGTTGTAATAGATATAGATAGTACAGCTGAAGCTATTAAGCAATGTGTTACTCAATTAGAACGTATGACAGATACGCAAATTAGTGAAGGATATATATCACTACCTGGAGGGATTTGCGAATTAGTGAGGAATACTGGAATGATTGCAATATCTTCTGAAGACAGGGAAATTAAACAAAGTGATGTAGATAGAGTAATTGAAGCAGCTAAACTTATTTCAGTTCCAGCCGATAAAGAAATAGTGGGTGTTGAGCCTGAACAATATATTGTTGATGGATATGACAATATTAAAGATCCTCGAGGGATGAGTGGAATAAGGCTCGAAGTTGAGGGACAAGTTGTCATGGCACAATCTACAGCAGTTAGTAATTTATTGAAAAGTGTTAAAAGAGCTGGAATTAAAGTAAATGGTATAGTGCTTCAACCATCAGCAATATCTGAGGCTGTACTTCGAAAAGAAGAGAAAGATATGGGAATAGCACTTGTTGATGTTGGAGCTCAGACTATTGATATATCAATTTATAAGAGTGGAAAATTAAAATATACATCTATTGTTCAATTGGGTGGAGATAACATAACTAATGATATATCAGTTTGTCTTAAAGTTCCTTTTAGCGAAGGTGAGAGATTAAAACTTAAATATGGAAGCCTTATCAAAGGTGCAGAAATTGATGATGAGAAGATAAGAGTTAAAGATTCTTATAACAATTTAATGGAGATTGATAACAATTTGTTAATTGATATAATTTGTGCTAGGGTAGAAGAATTATTACATTTAATTAAAAGAAATTTATTAAACAGTGGGTTTTATAAGGAAGTTTCAGGCGTAGTAATAGTTGGTGGAGGTATATCTTTGTTTAGAGGTATGAATGATTTAAGTAAAGATATACTTGAAAAATCAGTGAGAGTAGGATCTCCTGAATATGTAGGCGCAGCTAGCCCAATATATGTTACATCAGTAGGAATAGTGCTTCAGGCTGTTAATAATCTTAAAACTAATACTAGTTCATTTGAAGAGTCAGATGAACAATCACACGATAATAAATGGTCAAAAAAACAAAATACAAAAGGGAAGAATAAATTAGCGGAAAAAGTTAAAGGCTTTTTTGCGGATTTTTTCTAA
- a CDS encoding type IV pilus twitching motility protein PilT: MKSLSELLKWTIEQNASDLHLTVGSVPVIRVNGHLIQVGEDKLTPADTEKYSREILDDSYEEYYNNGEIDTSYSIGGLGRFRVNVYKQRGSDAIAVRVVALKIPTLKQLELPEVVRALTTKQRGLVLVTGPTGSGKSTTLAAMVNEINSTRACNIITLEDPIEYLHKHNKSIINQREIGKDSKNYQNALRAILREDPDVILVGEMRDLETISIAITAAETGHLVFSTLHTIGAAKTVDRIVDVFPPYQQQQIKVQLAAVMQGIISQQLIPKITEKGRVAALEVMISTPAIQNLIREGKTHQLQSCVQTGGKYGMKTMDMSISDLYKRSVISKDDAITYSVDNEMMVRMLAL, from the coding sequence ATGAAATCTCTTAGCGAGTTATTAAAATGGACAATAGAACAAAATGCATCAGATTTACATCTAACAGTTGGCTCAGTACCAGTTATTAGAGTTAATGGACATCTAATACAAGTTGGTGAAGATAAATTAACTCCAGCAGATACTGAAAAATACTCAAGAGAAATATTAGATGATTCATATGAAGAATATTATAATAATGGTGAGATTGATACTTCTTACTCTATTGGAGGACTTGGAAGATTTAGAGTTAATGTTTATAAGCAAAGAGGAAGCGATGCCATTGCTGTTAGAGTAGTTGCATTAAAGATACCTACACTTAAACAACTTGAACTTCCAGAGGTTGTTCGTGCACTTACCACAAAACAAAGGGGCTTAGTCTTAGTAACTGGACCTACAGGAAGTGGTAAGAGTACAACGCTCGCGGCTATGGTTAACGAAATTAATTCAACTAGAGCATGTAATATTATTACACTTGAGGATCCTATTGAGTATCTGCACAAACACAATAAATCAATTATCAATCAAAGAGAAATTGGAAAAGACAGTAAAAATTATCAAAATGCATTAAGAGCAATCCTTAGAGAAGATCCTGATGTTATATTAGTAGGTGAAATGAGAGATCTTGAAACAATTTCTATAGCTATTACTGCAGCTGAAACTGGACATCTGGTTTTTTCTACACTGCACACTATTGGCGCAGCAAAAACAGTAGATAGAATAGTGGATGTATTTCCTCCGTATCAACAACAACAAATTAAGGTCCAATTGGCTGCAGTGATGCAGGGAATAATTTCACAGCAATTAATACCTAAGATAACTGAAAAAGGAAGGGTCGCTGCTCTTGAGGTAATGATATCAACACCAGCAATTCAAAATCTTATTCGTGAGGGTAAAACACATCAATTACAGTCTTGTGTTCAAACTGGCGGGAAATATGGTATGAAAACTATGGATATGTCAATTTCAGATTTATATAAAAGATCGGTTATATCTAAAGATGATGCAATAACTTACTCTGTTGACAATGAAATGATGGTAAGAATGTTAGCACTTTAA
- the sigK gene encoding RNA polymerase sporulation sigma factor SigK, producing the protein MNCLLDMIGNVTFLTAYITGSSSFPQPLSEEEEKFYLIKLGEGDLLAKGILVERNLRLVAHIVKKYSYPGKDVDDLISIGTVGLIKAIDSFDINKGTRLATYAARCIENEILMLIRNNKKTKGEVYLQDPIGTDKEGNEISLMDVLSSDEDSIVDIVESKIQIKKLYNKINVALMDREKTIIQMRYGLLDGNPRTQREIALILGISRSYVSRIEKRALKKLNKELNSTKKIGK; encoded by the coding sequence ATGAATTGTTTATTAGATATGATTGGAAATGTTACATTTTTGACAGCTTATATAACTGGTAGTAGTTCATTCCCTCAACCATTAAGTGAAGAAGAAGAGAAATTTTATTTAATAAAGCTTGGGGAAGGCGATTTACTAGCTAAAGGAATACTTGTTGAACGAAATTTAAGACTAGTTGCACACATAGTAAAAAAATATTCATATCCTGGAAAAGATGTAGATGACCTCATATCTATTGGAACTGTAGGACTTATTAAAGCCATTGATTCTTTTGATATAAATAAGGGAACAAGGCTTGCTACCTATGCTGCAAGGTGCATAGAAAACGAAATACTTATGCTTATTCGAAATAATAAGAAAACAAAGGGTGAAGTGTATCTGCAAGACCCTATTGGCACAGATAAAGAGGGAAATGAGATATCCCTTATGGATGTACTTAGTAGTGATGAAGATTCTATAGTTGATATAGTAGAAAGTAAGATACAAATTAAAAAATTGTATAATAAGATAAACGTAGCTTTAATGGATAGAGAGAAGACAATAATTCAAATGCGTTATGGATTACTTGATGGTAACCCTAGAACTCAGAGAGAAATTGCATTGATACTCGGAATTTCCAGATCATATGTATCAAGAATTGAGAAAAGAGCATTGAAGAAACTTAATAAAGAATTAAATAGTACAAAGAAAATTGGTAAATAG